A section of the Humulus lupulus chromosome 2, drHumLupu1.1, whole genome shotgun sequence genome encodes:
- the LOC133818419 gene encoding uncharacterized protein LOC133818419, with protein sequence MSVEVLDATTIVNFVEDEEAFHMFICDRFADLDTNHDGILSYAEMLKELKSLRVFETHYGIDVKPEPGELAQVYNSLFELFDHDSSGTIELEEFEAETKRMMLAMANGMGFLPVQMVLEEDSFLKKAVERETSKVVA encoded by the coding sequence ATGAGTGTAGAAGTATTGGATGCCACCACCATTGTCAACTTTGTGGAAGATGAAGAAGCATTCCACATGTTCATCTGTGATCGTTTTGCTGACCTTGATACCAACCATGATGGTATTCTTTCCTATGCTGAGATGTTAAAGGAGCTCAAGTCTTTAAGGGTGTTCGAAACTCATTACGGCATTGACGTCAAACCCGAGCCAGGTGAGCTTGCTCAGGTTTACAACTCGCTGTTTGAGCTGTTTGATCACGACTCAAGCGGCACAATCGAACTGGAAGAGTTTGAGGCAGAGACCAAGAGAATGATGCTGGCCATGGCTAACGGGATGGGATTCTTGCCTGTTCAGATGGTGTTGGAAGAAGACAGCTTCCTCAAGAAAGCTGTTGAACGTGAGACCAGTAAAGTGGTTGCTTAA